CCCTAGAGCCCCGCCGTCCTCAGGGCTGACAGTGTGGACAGCGGGAGTCTCCTTGCTCCCCTGCTGGGATTGACTGACCAAGCGTTTAGTCACTGCCCAGATCTGGCTGATGGGGGGACCGAGAGGTGACCTGGGCCGGGAATGTCCAGCTAGGGTCTTCCGTGGACGTCAGACATGAAACTGACAGGCCTAAGGGAAGCTAGGGAGTCCCCTCACTGTTCAGCCAGAGTGATGGGCTGGACTGACGGACTCCAGTGAATCTGAGCTTGCCTGTCAGGCTGATTGGTTGATGGACAGCCCTGAACTGGCTCACTAAGACTGACCAGCCTGGGCCCAAGCAGTTCTGGGGTCCCAACCTGGGTGGAAGGTCTGAACTGATGACCCACCCAGGCTGACCAGGCCAGCCCACCTCACTGACCTCCTGACCCCTGACCTCATCACCTGTGCAGCCATGGAGAAGATGTCCCGTGTGACCACAGCCCTGGGTGGCAGCGCGCTGACAGGCCGCACCATGCACTGCCACCTGGATGCTCCCGCCAATGCCATCAGTGTGTGCCGCGACGCAGCCCAGGTGGTCGTGGCAGGCCGTAGCATCTTCAAGATCTATGCCATCGAGGAGGAACAGTTCGTGGAGAAGCTGAACCTGCGTGTGGGGCGCAAGCCTTCGCTGAACTTAAGCTGTGCTGACGTGGTCTGGCACCAGATGGATGAGAACCTGCTGGCCACAGCAGCCACCAATGGCGTGGTGGTCACGTGGAACCTGGGCCGGCCGTCCCGCAACAAGCAGGACCAGCTGTTCACAGAACACAAGCGCACGGTAAACAAAGTCTGCTTCCACCCCACGGAAGCCCACGTGCTGCTCAGTGGCTCCCAGGATGGCTTCATGAAGTGCTTTGACCTCCGCAGAAAGGACTCTGTCAGCACCTTCTCTGGTGAGGCCACAGAGGCAGGTCAGGGCAGGTGGGCGTCTCTGCCAGTGCCCAGCCTGTCCATGCAGGCGGAAAAGGGCTCCGTGCATCAGAGGCCCTCAGGATCACTCCCAGAGGGCTTCCTCAGGGGGAAAGGGAATCGGCAGGGGAGGGATGGGGCAAATTCGGCTGGACGGCATGTGAGCCAGGGCAGTGAAGTGGGAAGAGGCAAGAGATGAGACCAGTAGAAATTGAGGCTAGGTGTCGGGTGAGGGAGGGCAGAGCCCCAGCGGTCTCCCAGCCACCCCGGGTGGTGAACAGAGAGCCACTGACCCCCTTCCCTCACATCGGAACTGCAGAGGCTGCCTCATAGCAGGAGGTCTGCCAGGACTTCCAGGTTTCCTGgtccagggaggcagaggaggtgggTTTGCTGTCCAGTGCCCTGGGGCCCTTTTGCTAACAGGCCCAGCTCCCTGATGGCTGCCCTGAGCCAGCTCTCCCTTGTTCACTTGGAGGAGACTAGGTATGAAGCACAAGGCGGGGCCCTCAGGGGCCTCAGATAATTTACGGGCCACTTAAGACagatcctggccgggcgcggtggctcacgcctgtaagtaatcccagcgctttgggaggctgaggcaggcggatcacgaggtcaggagattgagaccatcctggctaacacggtgaaaccccgtctctactaaaaatgctgggcgcagtggcacacgcctgtaatcctagctacttgggaggttgaggcaggagaattgcttgaacccgggaggcagaggttgcagtgagcccagatcgcgccacttgcactccagcctgggtgacagagggagactctgtctaaaacaaaagacaaatccTGAGCTGCTTCCCCTGGAGGGCCCTGGAGGAAGGTTGGGCACCGCCCTTGAAGCCTCTTGGTGTGGTGGTCCCCTAGGGTGGACCTGGGCCCTGACTCATCCAGTCCTTTGGGGCTGACCAGGCAGTTCCATCTCCAGGTGAAGGGACTGGGCCAAGGCTGGGGCACCCTCCTCAGCACCTCCTTGGGCCTCCCACAGGGCCGTGGGAGTGGGCGATGGCTGGGTCGGTTCCTGTTCTCTCAGTGCTCAGCTGCTGCATCCTGAGGCTGCACCACAGCTTTGCTCATGGACCGATGGAGGATGCAGAATCTAGGGCAAATGAGGCCCGGGAGTATGTGTGAAAAATCACGTGGCGTCCTGCTCCTGGGCCCAAGCTCTTGTGGCGACTCTGTGTGGCTGCTTCCTTGGGCAGATCTTAGGAATGTCCACTCTACCGTCTGGGCCTCTGTTCTGGGCCACAGGCAGGTGTGTGACACCAATGCCACAGCTGTTCTGAGGGTGCACCTCGTGAGCCAGCCCTGTCACTTCCCCTGCATTGACCTCCTGCCTGCAGGCCAGTCCGAGAGCGTGCGGGACGTGCAGTTCAGTATCCGGGACTACTTCACCTTCGCCTCCACCTTCGAGAACGGCAATGTGCAGCTCTGGGACATCCGGCGTCCCGACCGGTGCGAGAGGATGTTCACAGCCCACAATGGACCCGTCTTCTGCTGCGACTGGCACCCCGAGGACAGGTGTGGCATGGGGATGCAGGTGGCAGTGGGTTAACAGTAAGCTCTCACTGCCTCAGACCCGTGAGACAGTCCGGAGCAGCAGAGCTGGGGGGTCCCCTCTCTGCAGGAAAGGCCACTGAGGGTTTGGGTGGGCCTTCTTCCCACAGGGGCTGGTTGGCCACGGGAGGGCGTGACAAGATGGTGAAGGTCTGGGATGTGACCACGCACCGTGCCAAGGAGATGCACTGTGTGCAGACCATCGCCTCGGTGGCCCGCGTGAAGTGGCGGCCAGAGTGCCGCCACCACCTGGCCACGTGCTCCATGATGGTGGACCACAACATCTACGTCTGGGACGTGCGCCGGCCCTTCGTGCCAGCTGCCATGTTTGAGGAGCACCGAGACGTCACCACAGGAATCGCCTGGCGCCACCCCCACGACCCCTCCTTCCTGCTGTCTGGCTCCAAGGACAGCTCGCTGTGCCAGCACCTGTTCCGTGACGCCAGCCAGCCCGTCGAGCGCGCCAACCCCGAGGGCCTCTGCTACGGCCTCTTCGGGGACCTCGCCTTCGCCGCCAAGGAGAGCCTTGTGGCTACCGAGGCGGGGCGCAAGCCCTACACTGGCGACCGGCGCCACCCCATCTTCTTTAAGCGCAAGCTGGACCCTGCCGAGCCCTTCGCAGGCCTCGCCTCCAGTGCCCTCAGTGTCTTTGAGACGGAGCCAGGTGGCGGCGGCATGCGCTGGTTTGTGGACACAGCTGAGCGTTACGCGCTGGCTGGCCGGCCACTGGCCGAGCTCTGTGACCACAATGCAAAGGTGGCTCGAGAGCTTGGCCGCAACCAGGTAGGTAGGTGCTGAGCCTGGGGGGGCCGGGGCCACGACCTCAGGGCAGGGGCTGGTTCCTCCGTCAGCTGCGCCCACCCCACCTTAAGCTCCGCCAGTCGCGCCAACAGCCCTTGCCTCGGTAGCTGAGGGTGTCAGGATCACACAGGGCCAGGGTTCCAGGGTGGGCCAGACCCGGGAGTGTCCTCTGCGGGGCGGGGGTCTCGGGAGTCAAGTTCTCTGTTCTTCCCCCTTGCTTCTGGAGCTGTCCAGGCACCAGCAGCGGTGGAGCCGTGAGGTGCCGCTCCCATGCCCATCTCTAGCTGCCCCGCAGGTCCCCACTGCCCAATTGTGTTTTCCTCTGTGCTGCTGTAGGGTGGGGACTGGGGTTTTTGTCTTTCCCATGAGCCTCAGCTTTCCTACCTGGGCTGGGCCTGCACGTTTGGTACCAGGGGCAGCTGAATGCTGAGGGCTTGTGACTGTCCAGGCAGAGGGGGACCTGCATGGGGTGCCGGGTGTCCAGAACACCCACAAGTAACCAGTGCCCATCCCTAGGTGGCGCAAACGTGGACCATGCTGCGGATCATCTACTGCAGCCCTGGCCTGGTGCCCACTGCAAACCTCAACCACAGTGTGGGCAAGGGTGGTTCCTGCGGCCTGCCGCTCATGAACAGGTACATGCCGGGGGCAGCTCTCcccaggggctggggctgctggAGCCCACCCACCCATGGGCCCTTCCTGCCCCCAGTTTCAACCTGAAGGATATGGCCCCAGGGTTGGGCAGTGAGACACGGCTGGAGCGCAGCAAAGGAGATGCACGGAGCGACACGGTTCTGCTTGACTCTTCGGCCACACTCATCACCAATGAGGGTAGGCTGGGGTGGGTAGGGGTGCTGATGGGAGAGGGGCGGGGGTGTCGCAGAGGACCCTGAATGCCTGCCCCATTGTCGGGCAGATAACGAGGAAACCGAGGGCAGTGACGTACCTGCCGACTACCTGCTGGGTGACGTGGAAGGTGAGGAGGACGAGCTGTACCTGCTGGATCCGGAACACGCGCACCGTGAGTGGAGGTCCGGGCAGGGTGGGGTTCAGAGGCGGATGGAGGACAGACTCAGAGCCTCTGCTGGTCCCTGCCTTCCAGCCGAGGACCCTGAGTGCGTGTTGCCACAGGAGGCCTTTCCGCTGCGCCACGAGATCGTGGACACGCCACCCGGGCCCGAGCACCTGCAGGACAAGGCCGACTCCCCGCACGTGAGCGGCAGCGAGGCGGATGTGGCCTCCCTGGCCCCCGTGGACTCCTCCTTCTCGCTCCTGTCTGTCTCACACGCGCTGTACGACAGCCGCCTGCCGCCCGACTTCTTTGGCGTGCTGGTGCGCGACATGCTGCACTTCTACGCTGAGCAGGGCGACGTGCAGATGGCTGTGTCTGTGCTCATCGTCCTGGGTGAACGGGTGCGCAAGGACATCGACGAGCAGACCCAGGTGTGTGGTGGGCGGGGCCTCCCCCCTCTGCAGCGCCGCCCCTGGCACCCAGATCCTGATTGCCGGGCGCTCTCTCCCCTAGGAGCACTGGTACACTTCCTACATCGACCTGCTGCAGCGCTTCCGCCTCTGGAACGTGTCCAACGAGGTCGTCAAGCTGAGCACCAGCCGCTCCGTTAGCTGCCTCAACCAGGCCTCCACCACCCTGCACGTCAACTGCAGCCACTGCAAGCGGCCCATGAGCAGCCGGGGCTGGGTCTGCGACAGGTGGGGCAGTGGGGTCGGGAGGGGGGGCAGGGGCCTGCAGGCAGCGCAGGAGCCCCCGCTGAGGCGCCCTCCCTCCTGCCCGCCCCCAGGTGCCACCGCTGCGCCAGCATGTGTGCCGTCTGCCACCACGTGGTCAAGGGTCTGTTCGTGTGGTGCCAGGGCTGCAGCCACGGCGGCCACCTGCAGCACATCATGAAGTGGCTGGAAGGCAGCTCCCACTGTCCCGCAGGCTGCGGCCACCTCTGCGAGTACTCCTGACGGGGCATCTGCTGGGCTTGCCTGGGGCCCGGGGACCTGACTGCCCGGCCGGCCGCGTGCAGAACCCCGCCTGATCTTGTGCCCGAGACGGGAGGAGGCTGGAACTTGAGACCCCAATAAAGGAAGTAGAGCCGCTGTCAGCACTGCGTGACATCCCATAGCGCGGCGGGCTCGCCGTATGCCCGCGGTGGAGCTGGCGGGCGGGGGGTTTTCGACGGAGTTGTCACCATGGTAACCGGTGGCGCCTATAGTCGCTCTCCGGGCGGCCTTCCCAGTGCCTCCCGTAGAGGCCTGTTCCGGGGCGGGCCAAAGGGGGTCACTTCCGGGGTCCGTCCCGGCTCCCGGCCGTTGCCACGACGACGAAGCTGCCGGCCAATGGCTGGCGGACGGGCCCAAGGTTCCCGGCGTGCAGCGCGGCTGCCTGAGGGCGGCAGGCTCATGGCGCCGGCGTCGCTTCTGCTGGCGCTCTGGACGCTGGCGGTTGTGGCTCTACCCGGCTCCGGGGCGGAGGGCGACGGCGGGTGGTGAGCGGCCCGGGAGGGGCCGGGCGGTGGGGTCACGTGCGGCGGGCGGGGCGCGGGCTGACCCAGCTGTGCCCGCAGGCGCCTGGGCGGGCCGGGGGCCGTGGCGGAAGAGGAGCGCTGCACGGTGGAGCGTCGGACCGACCTCACCTACGCGGAGTTCGTGCAGCAGTACGTGCGCCCTTGATCGCGGACGTCGCGTCCTGTTCACCCGCCCGTCTGCCCGGACCGCCCAAGGCTGCCTTCCCCTGACCTCGTGCGCGCGCGTGGGGCTGAGGCGGCGAGGGTGGCGGTCGGGCCTGGCCGCGACTCTGCCCTTTTTTCCAGGTACGCCTTCGTCAGGCCCGTCATCCTGCAGGGACTCACGGACAACTCGGTGAGCGCGCGCCCGTCCGTCCCTGGCCACTCTCGCCCGTGCTGGGCACGGCCACTaagccccctccccgcccccgcaGAGGTTCCGGGCCCTGTGCTCCCGTGAAAGGTTGCTGGCTTCGTTTGGGCACAGAGTGGTCCGGCTGAGCACCGCCAACACCTACTCCTACCACAAAGGTGAGCGGCCCCACCCCTGCGGCCCGCCCATTTGCCAACACCGGAGGCGGCTGGACCAGCCGGTCCTGACCCCTCTCTTTCCTGCAGTGGACTTGCCCTTCCAGGAGTATGTGGAGCAGCTGCTGCACCCCCAGGACCCCACCTCCCTGGGCAATGGTGAGTCAGCCCTAGGCGGCGGTAGGGGGTGGGGACGCTTCAAGTCTCCAGGTGTCAGGATCCTTGTCCCCACCGTCTCTGTTGGCAGACACCCTGTACTTCTTCGGGGACAACAACTTCACCGAGTGGGCCTCTCTCTTTCGGCACTACTCCCCGCCCCCATTTGGTCTGCTGGGAACCGCTCCAGCTTACAGCTTTGGAATCGCAGGTGGATGCTTCTTGGGACTGGGGAAGACTGAGGCTTCTGAGGGTGGGTACAAAATGGGTTGGTCAGCAGGTGCTCATAACCCCACAGGAGCCGGCTCGGGGGTGCCTTTCCACTGGCATGGGCCTGGATACTCAGAGGTGATCTACGGTCGTAAGGTCAGCATGGGGTCCGGGGTTGAGGCTTGGGGCTCACTGACCAAAACGGGCAAGGTTGACACTGCTGCTTGTGCCCCCAGCGCTGGTTCCTTTACCCACCTGAGAAGACACCAGAGTTCCACCCCAACAAGACCACGCTGGCCTGGCTCCGGGACACATACCCAGCCCTGCCACCATCTGCACGGCCTCTGGAGTGTACCATCCGGGCTGGTGAGGTCAGTGGCTGGCAGGAtagggccaggccaggccagaggCCCGCAGCTAATCTCCGCTGCACCCCCTTCCTCCACCAGGTGCTGTACTTCCCCGACCGCTGGTGGCATGCTACGCTCAACCTTGACACCAGCGTCTTCATCTCCACCTTCCTCGGGTAGCCAAAACAGCTGGCAGGCCTGCCTGTCACACACCAGCACGTCCCACCTCGTGCTCACGGATTTTATTACACAGATAATGGCGGCAGTGGCGTCAGCCCAGCCCACCCTCACCTGCTTTTCCAGCCCACAGAGGGGCACGATCACGGCCCAGCAAGAGCTATGCTGAGAGGGGGAACAGTCCAGAGTCCCAACAGCAGAACTTGGGGGAAGAGGTCGGGGTGGCCAGGAACACAAACTATGTACAGGGGCCGGGGGCTTCTGCCCAGGGCTCCCGTGGACCAGGACGCCGGGCAGGGCAGGGAACCTCAGTAGTCCTCCACCCAGCCATTCTCAGAGATGAATGCGTCAATAACCTCCTTCATAGCCAGGTTGGGGATGAGCTGTTCCTGGGTCAGGGGGCTCCGGGTCACGGGGTCAAAATGACCCACACGCTGCAGTGACAAGAAGGGCAAAGGGCAGTCATTGGGCCCAGGACCATGCCGCTGGCCCTGCTCCCCCAGCCGCAGCCTCACCTGCAGATGCTCCTCAATGTCCTTGCGGTCGTAGGTGATGCCACTGGGTGTGATGCACGGCTCCCGCATCAGCTCAAAGCTGATCTTACCACACAGGTAGTCGGGGATGTCTCGCTTCTGTGGCACGGGCACACAgtcagaggctggaaaggggcaCTGCTCAAGCACCTGCCACCCACTGGCAGCAAGCGACAGACACTCACCTTCCTCTTCTCGTCCACCTGAGAGAAGAGCTCATCCATGTCTGCCATGTACTTGTCCTGTGAAGAGTTCAGCGCTGCGCTTGGGGGAGacaccccacctccctcctccatGGGGCACAGACCCAACACAAGGCGGGGATGCTCCCACgccacgtgcacacacacagacccacGTGTGGGCGGGGGGCACCCTCACGTGCTTGGCCTCAATGCAGGCCTGCTGGGCCCGGACGTGGCTGTCGTCCTCATCACCCTCGTGGTTTCGCTGGCACTCTTCCAGCTCCCTGGGGGTTGACCAGGAGCCGGTCAGAGATGGACCTGGCCAGATGTCTGACACACCCCAACCTCAGGGCTAACATCCACATTTCTTCCCCACGTTTCCTGCTTGCGAGTAAAGCCTTCGATAAACACTCGTGTTGGGAATCGGTGATTCAGAATTATCCCAAGACAGGGCGGCCTGGGGTGAGGGTCCCACCTCTCACGCTCTGCGGCAATGAGCCTGGAGAGGTAGGAGTGCAGCTCGCTCTCCTGGTGGATGCGCCGCTCCTCGATGCTGTTCCAGCGCTTCTTCTTCGCGATTCGGAGAGCGCTGGGGATGTCGTCCCCGAAGTTCAGCCGCTGCTCCTTGGCCAGGCTGTAAGCTGGGGAACGGGGGCTTCAGGTTACACTCTGGCCAGTCCACCCGCCTGGCCCCAGGGGCCCCACAACCGGGCAGCTTCTCAGCCAACCTCGCTGCAGATTGGCGATGGCCTCATCATAGCTTTCCATCTCCAGCTGGCACTGCCCCAGGAAGAAGTGCGCCTTCACAGACTGCCCGTCCAGCTCCAGGGCGCGCCGGCAGTCGGCCAGGGCCTGCTCGTGCTGCTGCATCTTCAGGTAGCACAGGGCCCGGTTGGTGTAATACACGGCCACCAGCGGGTTCCGGGTCTAGGGACCAAGGCCGGGCCAGCCGCATGAGGGCGCAGGCTCAGCATGCCCCCTTTGTCCCACGGTCCGTCCCAGCTTCTGCGCCCTGGCTAGAATCAAGAAACTAGGCTTCTCAGTTGTCAAAGCCCCTGGGTTCAAGGATCTGCAGACAGTGGAGTACTGGCTGAGCCTATCCGCTTGACTCCACTTGGTTTTGTAAAGTTTTCCAAATCTTTGGAGAGTTCGGGCTTTGGAACTGGGGTCCTCAAAGGGCGAGGGCCcctgccctccccccacccgGCCGGCCTACATCCAGCATCCCACCCTCGTTCTCCGGCACCCGGCGCTGGGCTCGAGAACCACAGCTGGGCTTTGGGAACCCAGGACACGCCCCGCAGAGGAGCCAGACCCTCGGTGGGGCCGGCCGGGCGCGGGCCTGGCCCTCCCCggcgctgccgccgccgccctcCCCGCACGGGCGCACTCACGATCGCGCGGCCGTAGCAGGCCGCCGCCTCCGGGTACTTTCGGCCCACGAACAGACGGTTGCCCTGCTCCTTGAGCTCCTGCGCACTCGGGCTCTTCTCGGGGCTTCCGCCGCCAGCGCCCAGCCGTGCGCcgccctccttctcctccttgccCTTCATGGCGCCGCGCGGCACGGCCTGGGCTGCGCTCCCAAGCTCCGCGCCTCGCGGCCCAGCGCCTGCAGCCGGAGCCCCGCAGCCCGAGCCCGCGATCCGCTCGGGCCCGGCCCAGCGCCGCCGCCGGAACTTCCGGCCGGGGGCGGGACCAGCGGGGACGCACGCGTGGGGGCGAGTGGGGCCGCGCGTGCGCCCAACCAGCCTGGACGGGGACACTGGGCCCGCGACGTCGGGGGCTGGGAGGAACGCTCCAGTTCCCTGTCCCCGCGCTCTTAAGGGTCGGCGTTCGCGTAGGCCCCGGCCCGCCCTGCTGAGGTCTCTTCGGAACCGGCCTCAGCGGCGGCCGGCACACACATTCGACTTTCCCAGTGAGATGCCTTACTTGGTTCGCTGAGGGCGTGCTCCCCAACAGCCTGTCCCGACCACCTGGGGTTCCGCCCCCGTCCCAACGCGCAGAGACCCCTCCCCCGGCAGCCGGCCCCATCCAGAGGCCCCGCCCCCGGCAGCCGGCCCCGCCCCCAGCAGCTGGCCCCATCCGCAGAGGCCCCGCCCCCAGCAACCAACCCCATGCAGAGGCCCCGCCCCCAGCGCCCGGCCCCAGcagccggccccgcccccgcccctgcGCGTGAACATAGCGGCTTCCCACGCGCTGTGGGGTGTGAGGACCCCAGTCGCTGGGCTGCCATTCTGGAGCGCCACGAGAGGTGCTACGGGCGCGCGCGAGCCCCCGAGGGCGGCCGGAAGCCCTGGACTGTTGGTAGAGTGGAAGGGGATAAAGGGATCGGTGGGGCGAGCGTGTCATATGGTCCTGCCATAGTGGCCGGACCTCCCATCACCGCCCTTCCTCAGGTATCGGGAGGAGTTGCCAGCTGCCATCAAGGGCAGAGCGGAGAAGCATGTGACAGGGAGCTGGAGCCGCTGCTGGCCTGGAAGCTGACGGTGAAGGGCGGCCCGCTTCGAGGGCGGGGCCTCCGTAGGGCGGGTCTTCATTGGGGCGTGGCATCGGTGGGGCGGGGCCTCCCTGGTGGGTCCAGCACCCCAGGCACACTGACCTGGCCTCCCAGAGAGGGGCGCTTCCGGCCACGTCTGCAGCAGCTGGTGGCCACCAATCCCCCTGAGCTGGTTGTGCACTGTTCGACCGCCACCTTGTGCCTCCTGCCAGATGTGGGGGCTGCAGTCACCGAGCTGTGTGCCGTCTGCCGTGTGGGCCCACCACAGCCTCGCACAGCCTCGGGTGAGTTGGGTGGGCACGACTTGGGTATATAGGCGTTCTTGTCTGTGAAGCGGGCAGTCTGGGCCCTTGCGTGTCGCTAGGAGCAGGAACCATAGGGCCCCGGGCTGCTGGGAGCAGGGTCTCCCAGAGCTTGTCCTGATGGGGTGTCTGGCTGCTTCTCCTCACTGTTCACAGCAGTCCTGGCAGCTGGAGCTCCAGAGATGGAGGCCTTCATGTCAGATGAGGCAGtggccacagtgcccggcctgctGGCCCCACAGTACACCCTTAGGTACTACCTGCTGTACCTGGGCCAGGTTCAAGAGCGGGCCACAGCTCTGAGCCAAGGAGAATGAACTGTGCGTGGGCAGGTTGGGGTGGCCCGTGCCCCTGGGCCTGAGTCCATGTGCCCCTCCCTAGCCAGTGCCTCAGGACAGTGGACTCCCTACCTAGTGGAGACAGCGCTGTGTACCTGGGCTGTGGGGCAGAGGCTGTGCCCAGACCTGCTGCCCAACCTTGGCCCCAGCCTGGCCACCCATAAGGATGCTAGGCCAGCCAAGAAGCACGGAACCCAGGCCTGCTCACctgccacacaacctcaggcctCCGGGTCTCACTGGACAGCAGGGAGGGTGAAGAGGAGGCCGCCCACTGTGGGAGCTCAATAAACACTTCCCAGACTCACGCCTGACCACACACCCGACCTGACCACACACCCCGCCTGACCACACACCCCGCCTGACCACACACCCGGCCTGATCACACACCCCGCCTGACCACACACCTGGCCTGACCACACACCCCGCCTGACCACACACCCCGCCTGACCACACACCCGGCCCCCAGCCATCCCAGGTGCCCCCAACTCCCACAGACACAGCACCTGTGGCCCGGGAACAACTCCCACGCCTGACCCCAGGTGCAGAGGTGCACAAGAAGGGAAGTCCAGGCCCTCGTGGTGGGGAGGGCCGTCACGGTCTGTTCAGCAGGTGTGGGGGCCCTGACGAGTCTCCAGAGCCCGGGACAGCCCCCTGGTGctgtgtaaaatatttattaattatccaAAAAGGCTCAGACCGCAAGTCCTGGGGGTAGGGGGGTGGCTGGGACAGGGTCTCCTCTGAGGCCACCCACACCCAAGGGGCACAGCAGCCCTGAGACGTCCGTTCACAAAGGGCAGACGTGAAGGCCCCTGGTGGGCGGCCACCACATGCCCGAGCCCTGGGCTGTGCAGCCTCAGGTAGCCGGTCAGGGCGGTGGGGGGACGTGGGCGCCCAGCAGGTCGTAGGCGAAGACGTTCCAGAAGACGGCGAAGAGCAGGAAGGTGCCGTAGGCCAGCAGCACCACCCACCAGCCGCACTGGTCCCGCAGACGCTCCTCGTAGCTACGCAGGATGGTCAGGCCCATGCTCACCCCCACCACCGCGCCTGCCAGGTGCGCCATGAAGCTGGGCTGTGGGCCCGAGGCGGGCAGCGGCGGGGAGAAGCGCAGCCACACGGCCCGGCCCACCTCGGAGCTCACTGCAGAGGGACGCGGCAGGTGGGAGGTGCCCCGGCTGCAGGCTGAGGCTCCCCggccctccccccagcccctacTCACTGCACACCAAGGCCAGCACCATTCTCAGCAACTTGTAGGGACATCTCATCCCAGCCCAGTTCTACAGGGGTGTGCAGATGAGAAGTGGTGAGGCTCACCAGGGGCCCCTCCCCGCGCCCCCCACCGGGCAGGCC
The window above is part of the Symphalangus syndactylus isolate Jambi chromosome 14, NHGRI_mSymSyn1-v2.1_pri, whole genome shotgun sequence genome. Proteins encoded here:
- the JMJD8 gene encoding jmjC domain-containing protein 8 isoform X14; translation: MVTGGAYSRSPGGLPSASRRGLFRGGPKGVTSGVRPGSRPLPRRRSCRPMAGGRAQGSRRAARLPEGGRLMAPASLLLALWTLAVVALPGSGAEGDGGWYAFVRPVILQGLTDNSRFRALCSRERLLASFGHRVVRLSTANTYSYHKVDLPFQEYVEQLLHPQDPTSLGNDTLYFFGDNNFTEWASLFRHYSPPPFGLLGTAPAYSFGIAGAGSGVPFHWHGPGYSEVIYGRKRWFLYPPEKTPEFHPNKTTLAWLRDTYPALPPSARPLECTIRAGEVLYFPDRWWHATLNLDTSVFISTFLG
- the JMJD8 gene encoding jmjC domain-containing protein 8 isoform X6, translating into MVTGGAYSRSPGGLPSASRRGLFRGGPKGVTSGVRPGSRPLPRRRSCRPMAGGRAQGSRRAARLPEGGRLMAPASLLLALWTLAVVALPGSGAEGDGGWYAFVRPVILQGLTDNSRFRALCSRERLLASFGHRVVRLSTANTYSYHKVDLPFQEYVEQLLHPQDPTSLGNDTLYFFGDNNFTEWASLFRHYSPPPFGLLGTAPAYSFGIAGAHNPTGAGSGVPFHWHGPGYSEVIYGRKRWFLYPPEKTPEFHPNKTTLAWLRDTYPALPPSARPLECTIRAGEVSGWQDRARPGQRPAANLRCTPFLHQVLYFPDRWWHATLNLDTSVFISTFLG
- the JMJD8 gene encoding jmjC domain-containing protein 8 isoform X8; translation: MVTGGAYSRSPGGLPSASRRGLFRGGPKGVTSGVRPGSRPLPRRRSCRPMAGGRAQGSRRAARLPEGGRLMAPASLLLALWTLAVVALPGSGAEGDGGWRLGGPGAVAEEERCTVERRTDLTYAEFVQQYAFVRPVILQGLTDNSRFRALCSRERLLASFGHRVVRLSTANTYSYHKVDLPFQEYVEQLLHPQDPTSLGNDTLYFFGDNNFTEWASLFRHYSPPPFGLLGTAPAYSFGIAGAGSGVPFHWHGPGYSEVIYGRKRWFLYPPEKTPEFHPNKTTLAWLRDTYPALPPSARPLECTIRAGEVLYFPDRWWHATLNLDTSVFISTFLG
- the JMJD8 gene encoding jmjC domain-containing protein 8 isoform X15 produces the protein MVTGGAYSRSPGGLPSASRRGLFRGGPKGVTSGVRPGSRPLPRRRSCRPMAGGRAQGSRRAARLPEGGRLMAPASLLLALWTLAVVALPGSGAEGDGGWYAFVRPVILQGLTDNSRFRALCSRERLLASFGHRVVRLSTANTYSYHKVDLPFQEYVEQLLHPQDPTSLGNDTLYFFGDNNFTEWASLFRHYSPPPFGLLGTAPAYSFGIAGAGSGVPFHWHGPGYSEVIYGRKRWFLYPPEKTPEFHPNKTTLAWLRDTYPALPPSARPLECTIRAGAVLPRPLVACYAQP
- the JMJD8 gene encoding jmjC domain-containing protein 8 isoform X12, which codes for MVTGGAYSRSPGGLPSASRRGLFRGGPKGVTSGVRPGSRPLPRRRSCRPMAGGRAQGSRRAARLPEGGRLMAPASLLLALWTLAVVALPGSGAEGDGGWYAFVRPVILQGLTDNSRFRALCSRERLLASFGHRVVRLSTANTYSYHKVDLPFQEYVEQLLHPQDPTSLGNDTLYFFGDNNFTEWASLFRHYSPPPFGLLGTAPAYSFGIAGAGSGVPFHWHGPGYSEVIYGRKRWFLYPPEKTPEFHPNKTTLAWLRDTYPALPPSARPLECTIRAGEVVGDVSLLWHGHTVRGWKGALLKHLPPTGSKRQTLTFLFSST
- the JMJD8 gene encoding jmjC domain-containing protein 8 isoform X10; protein product: MVTGGAYSRSPGGLPSASRRGLFRGGPKGVTSGVRPGSRPLPRRRSCRPMAGGRAQGSRRAARLPEGGRLMAPASLLLALWTLAVVALPGSGAEGDGGWRLGGPGAVAEEERCTVERRTDLTYAEFVQQYAFVRPVILQGLTDNSRFRALCSRERLLASFGHRVVRLSTANTYSYHKVDLPFQEYVEQLLHPQDPTSLGNDTLYFFGDNNFTEWASLFRHYSPPPFGLLGTAPAYSFGIAGAHNPTGAGSGVPFHWHGPGYSEVIYGRKRWFLYPPEKTPEFHPNKTTLAWLRDTYPALPPSARPLECTIRAGAVLPRPLVACYAQP
- the JMJD8 gene encoding jmjC domain-containing protein 8 isoform X7, with translation MVTGGAYSRSPGGLPSASRRGLFRGGPKGVTSGVRPGSRPLPRRRSCRPMAGGRAQGSRRAARLPEGGRLMAPASLLLALWTLAVVALPGSGAEGDGGWRLGGPGAVAEEERCTVERRTDLTYAEFVQQYAFVRPVILQGLTDNSRFRALCSRERLLASFGHRVVRLSTANTYSYHKVDLPFQEYVEQLLHPQDPTSLGNDTLYFFGDNNFTEWASLFRHYSPPPFGLLGTAPAYSFGIAGAGSGVPFHWHGPGYSEVIYGRKRWFLYPPEKTPEFHPNKTTLAWLRDTYPALPPSARPLECTIRAGEVLYFPDRWWHATLNLDTSVFISTFLG
- the JMJD8 gene encoding jmjC domain-containing protein 8 isoform X13 — its product is MVTGGAYSRSPGGLPSASRRGLFRGGPKGVTSGVRPGSRPLPRRRSCRPMAGGRAQGSRRAARLPEGGRLMAPASLLLALWTLAVVALPGSGAEGDGGWYAFVRPVILQGLTDNSRFRALCSRERLLASFGHRVVRLSTANTYSYHKVDLPFQEYVEQLLHPQDPTSLGNDTLYFFGDNNFTEWASLFRHYSPPPFGLLGTAPAYSFGIAGAGSGVPFHWHGPGYSEVIYGRKRWFLYPPEKTPEFHPNKTTLAWLRDTYPALPPSARPLECTIRAGEVLYFPDRWWHATLNLDTSVFISTFLG